From Prochlorococcus marinus XMU1419, a single genomic window includes:
- the gloA gene encoding lactoylglutathione lyase has translation MRILHTMLRVGDLDKSIDFYVNRLGMNLLRKKDYPHGKFTLAFVGYGSEKENSVIELTYNWDKKSEDYELGDKYGHIAIGVKDIHLICQGLENNGCKITTKPKTMKNSTTVLAFVEDPDGYKIELIERD, from the coding sequence ATGCGTATCCTACACACAATGTTGAGAGTTGGAGATCTAGATAAATCCATTGATTTCTATGTCAATAGATTAGGTATGAATTTATTAAGAAAAAAGGATTACCCTCATGGAAAGTTCACTTTGGCATTTGTTGGTTATGGCTCAGAAAAAGAAAACTCAGTAATTGAATTAACTTATAACTGGGATAAAAAGTCTGAAGACTATGAGCTTGGGGATAAATATGGTCATATAGCTATTGGAGTAAAAGATATTCATCTTATTTGCCAAGGATTAGAAAATAATGGTTGCAAAATAACAACCAAACCTAAAACAATGAAAAATAGTACTACAGTCTTAGCCTTTGTTGAGGATCCAGATGGATATAAAATTGAACTTATTGAAAGAGATTAA
- a CDS encoding Tic20 family protein, producing MNQILQRLSSVFLYTLPLKASIPFGYYLFYKYSFLKILLFLTFPIAIIEKSLPFGSFLLFIILFAGLARNPKVPYFVRYNACQALLIDIALIIISYLLRIFPIVELGSIIFVFTLCIFIYSISQCIYGVEPEIPLISKSVRMQI from the coding sequence TTGAATCAGATATTACAGAGACTCTCATCAGTATTTTTGTATACTTTACCTTTAAAGGCATCAATACCTTTTGGATATTATTTGTTTTATAAATATTCTTTTTTGAAAATACTGTTATTTCTGACTTTTCCAATAGCAATAATTGAAAAATCTTTGCCTTTTGGCAGTTTTTTATTATTTATAATTTTGTTTGCTGGATTAGCAAGAAATCCAAAAGTCCCCTATTTTGTTAGATATAATGCATGCCAAGCATTACTTATTGATATTGCTTTGATAATAATTTCATATCTCTTAAGAATATTTCCCATAGTTGAATTAGGCTCAATTATTTTTGTATTTACACTATGTATTTTTATCTATTCGATTTCTCAATGTATATATGGAGTTGAACCCGAAATACCCTTAATTAGTAAATCTGTAAGAATGCAAATTTAA